GTTATTGTGGCCATATATTATTTATTTTTACTCTGTAACGGCGCTCTGTGAGCGCCGATTTTTTCGAGTTTTACCGCACCGGCGGTCATAGACCGCCGCTACAAAGAATTTTGAAACCGCTTCCAGAAACTCCACCGTGATCAACGAGCGAAGACGTTTAGTCCCTTGCCGGTTTCAAGATAGGATTTCATGCTCGAAAGCACGCGCGGCCAGCCCCAGGAAACTTTGCCAGCCATGGTCGAACCGGCCTTGAAATTCCCGTGGGTCACCGTCAGGCACACCATGTCTTTAATTGCCTCGATTTCAAAAGTGACGCGCGATTTGTCGACGAGATCGTCCGGGTCGGCCCAGGACAGGACGAGGCGTTTGGGTGGGACGCATTCCAAGACTTTACCCGTGATCCAAACCTCATTCTCCTTAGTGGTGTGTTCCCATTTTGAGCCTTTCTTCCAATCTGAGACGTTCGCCAAACTCGCCCAATATTGACGGGTGAATTCGGGTTTGGTGATGGCCGCCCACAATTTATTCGGCGTGGTGCGGATGAATGTCGTGTAAACCTGATTCGGCTTTTTCATATCGTTAGCTTTTCTTGTTTTTGTTTTCTTCGAGACCCTTTTTTAAATCGCTCAACGCCTGAAGGCGATGGCGTTCGTATTTGCCAATCCAGCGTTCGGAGATCTC
The sequence above is drawn from the Candidatus Angelobacter sp. genome and encodes:
- a CDS encoding SRPBCC family protein, with the protein product MKKPNQVYTTFIRTTPNKLWAAITKPEFTRQYWASLANVSDWKKGSKWEHTTKENEVWITGKVLECVPPKRLVLSWADPDDLVDKSRVTFEIEAIKDMVCLTVTHGNFKAGSTMAGKVSWGWPRVLSSMKSYLETGKGLNVFAR